A window of Xiphophorus hellerii strain 12219 chromosome 19, Xiphophorus_hellerii-4.1, whole genome shotgun sequence contains these coding sequences:
- the nol10 gene encoding nucleolar protein 10 isoform X2: MQISNVNDVKIYNLSYGKSLPEWLSDRKKRQLQKKDVDIQRRIELIQDFEMPTVCTSIKASRDGQFILAAGTYKPRVRCYDTYQLSLKFERCLDSDVVAFDILSDDYSKLVLLQCDRHVEFHAQQGHYYKTRIPKFGRDFSYHYPSCDLYFVGMSSEVYRLNLEQGRFLNSLQTDGVENNVCDINPVHHLFATGTSEGRVECWDPRIRNRVGVLDCALSSLTEGTEVQGLPSISALKFNGSLTMAVGTSTGQVLLYDLRSSQPLLVKDHFYNLPIKSLNFHDQLDLIVSADSKIIKIWNKDSGKLFSSIQPQSDLNDICMYPNSGMLFTANEDPKMNTFYIPALGPAPRWCSFLDSLTEELEESPESTVYDDYKFVTRKDLENLGLSHLIGSSLLRAYMHGFFMDIRLYHKVKTMANPFAYEEYRKDKIRQKIEESRTQRVQVQKLPKVNKELALKLMEEGDEEAELASRKKKGKALPTILGDDRFKVMFENPDYQVDEQSEEFRLLNPIVSKVGQKRKKKLRLLAQQEADVQQAADEEEEPEGRASSEEESSDDDKSWVEEVREQRRLLRQEDRDRRRQERRDADRNTVLLERKQGRGDETESKKTSQLQFYQLKAGEEFRSFGDMAHKQKLQKASLEERLKLEESSGISSTADTAVGSKQLTFTLKKSEQQRKQQQAEREHHEERKKLRRSAGHLSSARGRGRGRGRGRGRGRF; this comes from the exons ATGCAGATTTCAAACGTGAACGATGTGAAGATTTACAATCTAAGTTATGGAAAGTCCCTCCCTGAG TGGTTGTCAGATCGAAAGAAAAGACAGCTTCAGAAAAAAGATGTTG acatcCAGCGGCGGATTGAACTCATTCAGGACTTTGAGATGCCCACAGTGTGCACCTCTATCAAAGCGTCCCGAGACGGTCAGTTCATCCTGGCAGCAG GAACATACAAACCCAGAGTTCGCTGCTATGACACATATCAGCTGTCCCTTAAATTTGAGCGATGTTTGGATTCAGATG TTGTAGCTTTTGACATCCTGTCAGATGATTACTCAAAG CTGGTTCTTCTGCAGTGCGATCGCCATGTGGAGTTCCACGCCCAACAAGGCCACTACTACAAGACTCGGATCCCAAAGTTCGGACGGGACTTTTCCTACCACTATCCCTCCTGCGACCTCTACTTTGTGGGGATGAG TTCCGAGGTGTACAGACTGAACCTGGAGCAGGGGCGCTTCCTCAACTCCCTTCAGACAGACGGCGT GGAGAACAATGTTTGTGACATCAACCCTGTTCATCATTTATTCGCAACTGGAACCTCTGAG GGAAGGGTCGAATGTTGGGACCCTCGCATCCGGAACCGAGTGGGCGTTCTGGACTGCGCCCTGAGCAGCCTGACTGAAGGAACAGA GGTTCAGGGTTTACCGTCCATCAGTGCGCTGAAGTTTAATGGTTCCCTCACCATGGCAGTAGGCACCAGCACTGGACAG GTGCTGCTGTATGACCTGCGTTCCAGCCAACCGCTGCTGGTCAAAGATCACTTCTACAACTTGCCAATCAAATCTTTGAACTTCCACGACCAGCTGGACCTCATTGTGTCGGCTGATTCCAAGATCATAAAGATCTGGAACAAAGACTCG GGGAAGCTGTTCTCCTCCATACAGCCACAGAGTGACCTCAATGATATCTGCATGTACCCCAATTCAG GAATGCTTTTCACGGCCAATGAAGACCCCAAAATGAACACGTTCTACATCCCG GCTTTGGGCCCGGCTCCTCGCTGGTGCTCGTTCCTGGACAGCCTGacggaggagctggaggagagccCGGAGAGCACGGTCTACGACGACTACAAGTTTGTCACTCGCAAGGACCTGGAGAATCTGG GTTTGTCTCACCTGATTGGGTCGTCTCTCCTGAGAGCCTACATGCACGGCTTTTTCATGGACATAAGGCTGTATCACAAG GTGAAAACCATGGCAAATCCTTTTGCGTATGAGGAATACCGCAAGGACAAGATCCGGCAGAAGATCGAGGAGTCCAGAACGCAGAGAGTCCAGGTTCAG AAGCTGCCGAAGGTGAACAAGGAGCTGGCTCTCAAGCTGATGGAGGAGGGAGATGAAGAGGCAGAGCTGGCTTCCAGGAAGAAGAAGGGCAAG GCTCTCCCCACCATCCTGGGAGACGACCGCTTCAAGGTGATGTTCGAGAACCCGGACTACCAGGTGGACGAGCAGAGCGAGGAGTTCCGGCTGCTCAACCCCATCGTCTCCAAGGTGGgacagaagaggaagaagaagctGCGGCTGCTGGCTCAGCAGGAGGCCGACGTCCAGCAG GCGGCAGATGAAGAAGAGGAGCCAGAAGGGCGAGCCAGCTCTGAGGAAGAGAGCTCTGACGACGACAAGAGCTGGGTGGAGGAGGTGAGGGAGCAGCGGCGGCTACTGCGGCAGGAGGACAGAGACCGACGGCGGCAGGAGAGGAGGGATGCTGACCGCAACACCGTCCTGCTGGAGCGGAAACAGGGCAGAGGAGACGAGACCGAGAGCAAGAAGACAAGTCAGCTGCAGTTTTATCAGCTCAAAGCCGGAGAGGAGTTCAGGAGTTTTGGCGACATGGCCCACAAGCAGAAACTGCAGAA ggcTTCTCTGGAGGAGAGGCTAAAGTTGGAGGAAAGCTCAGGAATCAGCAGCACAGCGGACACGGCGGTGGGCAGCAAACAGCTGACCTTCACTCTCAAAAAG TcggagcagcagaggaagcagcagcaggcggAGAGAGAACACCACGAGGAGAGGAAGAAGCTGAGACGCTCTGCCGGGCACCTGAGCAGCGCTCGTGGGAGAGGACgggggagaggaagaggaagaggaagaggccGCTTCTGA
- the nol10 gene encoding nucleolar protein 10 isoform X1, with translation MESPSLSGCQIERKDSFRKKMLTSSGGLNSFRTLRCPQCAPLSKRPETVSSSWQQEHTNPEFAAMTHISCPLNLSDVWIQMVGFSRVSFLAPSGTMGFTVFFFLLLLTVVAFDILSDDYSKLVLLQCDRHVEFHAQQGHYYKTRIPKFGRDFSYHYPSCDLYFVGMSSEVYRLNLEQGRFLNSLQTDGVENNVCDINPVHHLFATGTSEGRVECWDPRIRNRVGVLDCALSSLTEGTEVQGLPSISALKFNGSLTMAVGTSTGQVLLYDLRSSQPLLVKDHFYNLPIKSLNFHDQLDLIVSADSKIIKIWNKDSGKLFSSIQPQSDLNDICMYPNSGMLFTANEDPKMNTFYIPALGPAPRWCSFLDSLTEELEESPESTVYDDYKFVTRKDLENLGLSHLIGSSLLRAYMHGFFMDIRLYHKVKTMANPFAYEEYRKDKIRQKIEESRTQRVQVQKLPKVNKELALKLMEEGDEEAELASRKKKGKALPTILGDDRFKVMFENPDYQVDEQSEEFRLLNPIVSKVGQKRKKKLRLLAQQEADVQQAADEEEEPEGRASSEEESSDDDKSWVEEVREQRRLLRQEDRDRRRQERRDADRNTVLLERKQGRGDETESKKTSQLQFYQLKAGEEFRSFGDMAHKQKLQKASLEERLKLEESSGISSTADTAVGSKQLTFTLKKSEQQRKQQQAEREHHEERKKLRRSAGHLSSARGRGRGRGRGRGRGRF, from the exons ATGGAAAGTCCCTCCCTGAG TGGTTGTCAGATCGAAAGAAAAGACAGCTTCAGAAAAAAGATGTTG acatcCAGCGGCGGATTGAACTCATTCAGGACTTTGAGATGCCCACAGTGTGCACCTCTATCAAAGCGTCCCGAGACGGTCAGTTCATCCTGGCAGCAG GAACATACAAACCCAGAGTTCGCTGCTATGACACATATCAGCTGTCCCTTAAATTTGAGCGATGTTTGGATTCAGATGGTAGGTTTTTCTCGTGTATCTTTTCTAGCCCCTTCTGGAACAATgggttttactgttttcttttttcttcttcttcttacagTTGTAGCTTTTGACATCCTGTCAGATGATTACTCAAAG CTGGTTCTTCTGCAGTGCGATCGCCATGTGGAGTTCCACGCCCAACAAGGCCACTACTACAAGACTCGGATCCCAAAGTTCGGACGGGACTTTTCCTACCACTATCCCTCCTGCGACCTCTACTTTGTGGGGATGAG TTCCGAGGTGTACAGACTGAACCTGGAGCAGGGGCGCTTCCTCAACTCCCTTCAGACAGACGGCGT GGAGAACAATGTTTGTGACATCAACCCTGTTCATCATTTATTCGCAACTGGAACCTCTGAG GGAAGGGTCGAATGTTGGGACCCTCGCATCCGGAACCGAGTGGGCGTTCTGGACTGCGCCCTGAGCAGCCTGACTGAAGGAACAGA GGTTCAGGGTTTACCGTCCATCAGTGCGCTGAAGTTTAATGGTTCCCTCACCATGGCAGTAGGCACCAGCACTGGACAG GTGCTGCTGTATGACCTGCGTTCCAGCCAACCGCTGCTGGTCAAAGATCACTTCTACAACTTGCCAATCAAATCTTTGAACTTCCACGACCAGCTGGACCTCATTGTGTCGGCTGATTCCAAGATCATAAAGATCTGGAACAAAGACTCG GGGAAGCTGTTCTCCTCCATACAGCCACAGAGTGACCTCAATGATATCTGCATGTACCCCAATTCAG GAATGCTTTTCACGGCCAATGAAGACCCCAAAATGAACACGTTCTACATCCCG GCTTTGGGCCCGGCTCCTCGCTGGTGCTCGTTCCTGGACAGCCTGacggaggagctggaggagagccCGGAGAGCACGGTCTACGACGACTACAAGTTTGTCACTCGCAAGGACCTGGAGAATCTGG GTTTGTCTCACCTGATTGGGTCGTCTCTCCTGAGAGCCTACATGCACGGCTTTTTCATGGACATAAGGCTGTATCACAAG GTGAAAACCATGGCAAATCCTTTTGCGTATGAGGAATACCGCAAGGACAAGATCCGGCAGAAGATCGAGGAGTCCAGAACGCAGAGAGTCCAGGTTCAG AAGCTGCCGAAGGTGAACAAGGAGCTGGCTCTCAAGCTGATGGAGGAGGGAGATGAAGAGGCAGAGCTGGCTTCCAGGAAGAAGAAGGGCAAG GCTCTCCCCACCATCCTGGGAGACGACCGCTTCAAGGTGATGTTCGAGAACCCGGACTACCAGGTGGACGAGCAGAGCGAGGAGTTCCGGCTGCTCAACCCCATCGTCTCCAAGGTGGgacagaagaggaagaagaagctGCGGCTGCTGGCTCAGCAGGAGGCCGACGTCCAGCAG GCGGCAGATGAAGAAGAGGAGCCAGAAGGGCGAGCCAGCTCTGAGGAAGAGAGCTCTGACGACGACAAGAGCTGGGTGGAGGAGGTGAGGGAGCAGCGGCGGCTACTGCGGCAGGAGGACAGAGACCGACGGCGGCAGGAGAGGAGGGATGCTGACCGCAACACCGTCCTGCTGGAGCGGAAACAGGGCAGAGGAGACGAGACCGAGAGCAAGAAGACAAGTCAGCTGCAGTTTTATCAGCTCAAAGCCGGAGAGGAGTTCAGGAGTTTTGGCGACATGGCCCACAAGCAGAAACTGCAGAA ggcTTCTCTGGAGGAGAGGCTAAAGTTGGAGGAAAGCTCAGGAATCAGCAGCACAGCGGACACGGCGGTGGGCAGCAAACAGCTGACCTTCACTCTCAAAAAG TcggagcagcagaggaagcagcagcaggcggAGAGAGAACACCACGAGGAGAGGAAGAAGCTGAGACGCTCTGCCGGGCACCTGAGCAGCGCTCGTGGGAGAGGACgggggagaggaagaggaagaggaagaggccGCTTCTGA
- the odc1 gene encoding ornithine decarboxylase, whose product MNTTTPNKFEFSFLEEGFSARDIVEQKINESSLTDDRDAFYVCDLGDVLRKHLRWARALPRITPFYAVKCNDSQAVVMTLASLGTGFDCASKTEIQLVQSLGVDPSRIIYANPCKQVSQIKYASAHGVQMMTFDSEVELMKVARCHDNAKLVLRIATDDSKAVCRLSVKFGAPLKACRGLLERAKELGLDVIGVSFHVGSGCTDAETYTKAIADARCVFDMGEELGFNMDLLDIGGGFPGSDDTELKFEEITVVINTALDKYFPVDSGVRVIAEPGRFYVASAYTLVVNIIAKKVIMDDESSSDEEDEGTSDRTLMYYVNDGVYGSFNCILYDHAHCLPTLHKKPKPDEAVYPCSIWGPTCDGLDRIVELCTLPDLQVGDWLVFENMGAYTVAASSTFNGFQRPDIYYVMSRPAWQYVQQVCSQGLPAPVEESSLFDLPACCGRESSLDMSTKPCHAHVV is encoded by the exons ATGAACACCACCACACCCAACAAATTTGAATTTTCCTTTCTTGAAGAGGGCTTCTCTGCTCGGGACATTGTTGAGCAGAAAATCAATGAGTCATCCTTGACA gATGATAGGGATGCATTCTATGTCTGTGACTTAGGAGATGTTTTACGAAAACATCTTCGTTGGGCAAGAGCTCTGCCTCGCATCACTCCTTTCTACGCCGTCAAGTGCAACGACAGCCAGGCTGTAGTTATGACGCTGGCATCGTTGGGAACTGGCTTCGACTGTGCAAGCAAG ACGGAGATCCAGCTTGTTCAGTCCCTGGGAGTGGATCCAAGCAGAATAATCTACGCCAACCCCTGCAAGCAGGTCTCACAAATAAAGTACGCATCTGCACACGGAGTCCAAATGATGACCTTTGATAGTGAAGTGGAGCTCATGAAAGTGGCCCGTTGTCACGACAATGCCAA GTTGGTGTTGCGCATCGCCACAGATGACTCGAAGGCTGTGTGTCGCCTCAGTGTGAAGTTTGGTGCTCCCCTCAAAGCTTGTCGCGGTCTCCTGGAGCGGGCAAAGGAACTGGGGCTGGATGTGATCGGTGTCAGTTTTCATGTTGGCAGCGGCTGCACTGATGCAGAGACCTACACCAAAGCCATTGCAGATGCTCGCTGTGTCTTTGATATGGGG GAAGAGCTTGGCTTCAACATGGATCTCCTGGACATTGGAGGAGGTTTTCCTGGTTCAGATGACACTGAACTGAAGTTTGAAGAG ATTACAGTAGTAATCAACACGGCCCTCGACAAGTACTTTCCTGTCGACTCCGGGGTCAGGGTCATCGCTGAGCCGGGACGCTTCTACGTGGCATCTGCTTACACATTAGTGGTGAATATCATTGCTAAGAAGGTCATCATGGATGACGAATCATCTTCAGATG AGGAAGATGAAGGGACCAGTGACAGAACTCTGATGTACTATGTCAATGATGGGGTGTATGGCTCCTTCAACTGCATCCTCTATGACCACGCTCACTGTTTGCCGACATTGCATAAG AAACCAAAACCAGATGAGGCGGTGTACCCCTGCAGCATATGGGGCCCTACATGTGATGGTCTAGATCGGATTGTGGAACTGTGTACCCTGCCTGACCTCCAGGTGGGGGACTGGCTTGTTTTTGAGAACATGGGTGCCTACACTGTAGCTGCTTCCTCCACCTTTAATGGCTTCCAAAGACCAGACATTTACTATGTCATGTCCCGTCCTGCCTG GCAATATGTGCAGCAAGTCTGCTCCCAGGGCCTTCCAGCTCCGGTAGAGGAGTCCTCCTTGTTCGACCTTCCAGCATGCTGTGGCCGAGAGAGCAGCTTGGACATGTCCACTAAGCCTTGCCATGCCCATGTGGTTTAA
- the LOC116709093 gene encoding G-protein coupled receptor family C group 6 member A-like isoform X1: MRRIFQEKAHTAGVENTACTSDSTMFLLKLLVTFMSVFHSSSENTDFRAEMKHAYLHGDVIIGGLFPIHQQTNRTTDPGPISCKMFDIQTFLRAQVMIYSIQEINQQMPRLLPNLTLGYDIYDTCGDVSLAIRATLQLLKDQSDPQRCLIPASINSSLPEPETKVVIGEESSEVSLAVARVLALPSVTQISYASTSEQLSLKYKFPTFLRTVSSDKHQMQAIYELVKNFSWQSVAIVGSTDEYGKYGTDSLLKLFTGNNICVDFVDILPDTFVKNCSTARDLLKKIEISTAEAIIMFTIDNNVRIILEAVVEKNLNRTWIASDTWSTSSKISEMTGIESIGPVFGFNFRQKEVPGFQDYVTSMFNGTTNSILSYYQVFTNSSKDDVKCNCANKTSDINCLYCYIDHDESYNIYLAVQVIAEGLRILLKCNNQSCERTKFTAIELFHVIRKINITVNDTNIYFDENGDPSLGYDILFWNTSASKEGVEKIKIGEYWPNKNISFNKDLSQWRTTENVSVFNCFKTCKPGERLELHYGKCCYRCANCSPQESSYGNDSFCSLCEENEFSPANRRYTCENKTEEFLEWSDPFSIILVTTSAIAIIATAVIAIVIGFNCGTPIVKAIGGSLCYVEMASLLLGFCTTFTFIGKPTPNSCVGIPLFGISFSLCISCILANLIQILLGFSFDPRVCSKIKKLNHPVAVVVIISGVQLGVSLAWLIVLPRLPSKDQKESTILYQCNMCEKSKKFFAATIVYNSFWGVVCFIFAFKGRKLPDIYKNASLITVSMVLFLIIWIVFLPIYLTLEGKYKPAISSAAILISCFSILGCHLAPKCYIMLFRKEINNQNAISEYIRKHYERKDLSVIS, translated from the exons ATGAGAAGAATTTTCCAGGAGAAAGCTCACACTGCAGGAGTTGAAAACACAGCCTGCACATCTGATTCAACCATGTTTTTGTTGAAGCTACTTGTAACTTTTATGAGTGTATTTCACTCCAGCTCTGAAAATACTGATTTCAGAGCTGAAATGAAGCATGCGTACCTTCATGGGGATGTTATTATTGGAGGTCTTTTTCCTATTCACCAACAAACCAACAGAACAACAGATCCTGGTCCAATATCCTGTAAAAT GTTTGATATCCAAACATTCCTACGTGCCCAAGTGATGATCTACTCTATCCAAGAAATAAACCAACAAATGCCAAGACTGCTGCCCAACCTCACCCTTGGATATGACATTTATGATACTTGTGGAGATGTCAGCCTTGCCATCAGAGCaactctgcagctgctgaaggaCCAGTCAGACCCACAGAGGTGTCTCATACCTGCATCCATCAATTCCTCCTTACCTGAACCTGAGACGAAGGTGGTTATTGGAGAGGAATCGTCTGAGGTATCCTTAGCAGTTGCAAGAGTACTTGCTCTACCATCAGTCACACAG ATTAGCTATGCATCAACCAGTGAGCAgctcagtttaaaatataagTTCCCCACCTTCCTACGGACTGTTTCCAGTGACAAACATCAGATGCAAGCCATTTACGAGCTGGTGAAGAATTTTTCATGGCAATCAGTGGCCATTGTGGGAAGCACTGATGAATATGGGAAGTATGGAACTGATAGTCTCCTGAAGCTCTTCACTGGCAATAATATTTGTGTTGACTTTGTGGACATTCTCCCTGATACCTTTGTCAAAAACTGTTCAACAGCAAGAGATCtgctgaaaaaaatagaaatttctACCGCTGAGGCCATCATCATGTTCACCATAGACAACAATGTTCGTATCATCCTTGAAGCAGttgttgaaaaaaatctcaacagaACCTGGATAGCAAGTGACACCTGGTCCACTTCTTCTAAAATCTCTGAGATGACAGGAATCGAAAGCATTGgtccagtttttggtttcaatttTAGACAGAAGGAGGTGCCGGGCTTTCAAGATTACGTCACCTCAATGTTTAATGGAACTACAAACAGCATTTTGAGTTATTATCAAGTTTTCACAAACAGCTCCAAAGATGACGTGAAGTGTAACTGCGCGAATAAGACTTCTGACATAAACTGCTTGTACTGCTACATTGATCATGATGAATCCTACAACATCTACCTGGCTGTTCAGGTCATTGCTGAGGGCCTCAGAATCTTACTAAAATGTAACAATCAAAGCTGTGAACGGACCAAGTTTACTGCTATTGAG CTTTTTCATGTAATCAGGAAGATCAACATCACTGTGAATGACACAAATATCTACTTCGATGAAAACGGAGATCCCAGTCTGGGATACGACATATTGTTTTGGAACACATCTGCGTCCAAAGAAGgtgttgagaaaataaaaattggagAATACTggccaaataaaaacatttcatttaacaaaGATCTGTCACAATGGAGAACCACTGAAAAT GTCTCTGTTTTTAACTGCTTCAAAACATGTAAACCAGGAGAAAGATTGGAATTACATTATGGAAAATGCTGCTATAGATGTGCTAACTGTTCACCTCAAGAGTCTTCTTATGGAAATG ATAGTTTTTGCAGTCTATGTGAAGAGAACGAGTTCTCACCAGCAAACCGCAGGTATACTTGtgagaataaaactgaagagTTTCTTGAGTGGTCAGACCCCTTCTCCATCATTCTGGTCACGACATCTGCTATTGCAATAATTGCTACTGCAGTCATTGCTATCGTCATTGGCTTCAACTGTGGGACTCCCATTGTTAAGGCAATTGGAGGTTCCCTGTGTTATGTGGAGATGGCCTCCTTGCTCCTCGGCTTTTGCACTACCTTCACCTTTATAGGAAAACCCACACCAAATTCCTGTGTAGGCATTCCTCTGTTCGGTATAAGTTTCTCCCTCTGTATCTCCTGCATTCTGGCCAACTTAATTCAGATCCTGCTAGGTTTTAGCTTTGACCCGAGGGTTTGCTCTAAGATTAAGAAGCTTAATCATCCAGTAGCTGTGGTTGTCATCATCTCTGGTGTGCAGTTGGGTGTATCCTTAGCTTGGCTAATCGTTCTCCCACGTCTTCCTTCAAAGGACCAGAAAGAGTCCACAATATTGTACCAATGTAACATGTGCGAAAAGTCCAAAAAGTTTTTTGCTGCCACAATAGTCTACAACTCTTTCTGGGGCGTTGTGTGTTTTATCTTTGCATTCAAAGGTAGAAAGCTACcagacatttacaaaaatgcCTCATTGATCACAGTGAGCATGGTGCTGTTTTTAATCATATGGATTGTTTTCCTCCCAATTTATCTCACTTTGGAAGGAAAGTACAAACCGGCTATAAGCAGTGCAGCCATTTTGATCTCATGCTTCAGCATCCTTGGCTGTCACTTGGCCCCCAAGTGTTACATTATGTTGTTCAGGAAAGAGATTAATAATCAAAATGCTATCAGTGAATATATTAGGAAACATTATGAGAGGAAGGACTTATCCGTGATTTCATGA
- the LOC116709093 gene encoding G-protein coupled receptor family C group 6 member A-like isoform X2 — protein sequence MRRIFQEKAHTAGVENTACTSDSTMFLLKLLVTFMSVFHSSSENTDFRAEMKHAYLHGDVIIGGLFPIHQQTNRTTDPGPISCKMFDIQTFLRAQVMIYSIQEINQQMPRLLPNLTLGYDIYDTCGDVSLAIRATLQLLKDQSDPQRCLIPASINSSLPEPETKVVIGEESSEVSLAVARVLALPSVTQISYASTSEQLSLKYKFPTFLRTVSSDKHQMQAIYELVKNFSWQSVAIVGSTDEYGKYGTDSLLKLFTGNNICVDFVDILPDTFVKNCSTARDLLKKIEISTAEAIIMFTIDNNVRIILEAVVEKNLNRTWIASDTWSTSSKISEMTGIESIGPVFGFNFRQKEVPGFQDYVTSMFNGTTNSILSYYQVFTNSSKDDVKCNCANKTSDINCLYCYIDHDESYNIYLAVQVIAEGLRILLKCNNQSCERTKFTAIELFHVIRKINITVNDTNIYFDENGDPSLGYDILFWNTSASKEGLCF from the exons ATGAGAAGAATTTTCCAGGAGAAAGCTCACACTGCAGGAGTTGAAAACACAGCCTGCACATCTGATTCAACCATGTTTTTGTTGAAGCTACTTGTAACTTTTATGAGTGTATTTCACTCCAGCTCTGAAAATACTGATTTCAGAGCTGAAATGAAGCATGCGTACCTTCATGGGGATGTTATTATTGGAGGTCTTTTTCCTATTCACCAACAAACCAACAGAACAACAGATCCTGGTCCAATATCCTGTAAAAT GTTTGATATCCAAACATTCCTACGTGCCCAAGTGATGATCTACTCTATCCAAGAAATAAACCAACAAATGCCAAGACTGCTGCCCAACCTCACCCTTGGATATGACATTTATGATACTTGTGGAGATGTCAGCCTTGCCATCAGAGCaactctgcagctgctgaaggaCCAGTCAGACCCACAGAGGTGTCTCATACCTGCATCCATCAATTCCTCCTTACCTGAACCTGAGACGAAGGTGGTTATTGGAGAGGAATCGTCTGAGGTATCCTTAGCAGTTGCAAGAGTACTTGCTCTACCATCAGTCACACAG ATTAGCTATGCATCAACCAGTGAGCAgctcagtttaaaatataagTTCCCCACCTTCCTACGGACTGTTTCCAGTGACAAACATCAGATGCAAGCCATTTACGAGCTGGTGAAGAATTTTTCATGGCAATCAGTGGCCATTGTGGGAAGCACTGATGAATATGGGAAGTATGGAACTGATAGTCTCCTGAAGCTCTTCACTGGCAATAATATTTGTGTTGACTTTGTGGACATTCTCCCTGATACCTTTGTCAAAAACTGTTCAACAGCAAGAGATCtgctgaaaaaaatagaaatttctACCGCTGAGGCCATCATCATGTTCACCATAGACAACAATGTTCGTATCATCCTTGAAGCAGttgttgaaaaaaatctcaacagaACCTGGATAGCAAGTGACACCTGGTCCACTTCTTCTAAAATCTCTGAGATGACAGGAATCGAAAGCATTGgtccagtttttggtttcaatttTAGACAGAAGGAGGTGCCGGGCTTTCAAGATTACGTCACCTCAATGTTTAATGGAACTACAAACAGCATTTTGAGTTATTATCAAGTTTTCACAAACAGCTCCAAAGATGACGTGAAGTGTAACTGCGCGAATAAGACTTCTGACATAAACTGCTTGTACTGCTACATTGATCATGATGAATCCTACAACATCTACCTGGCTGTTCAGGTCATTGCTGAGGGCCTCAGAATCTTACTAAAATGTAACAATCAAAGCTGTGAACGGACCAAGTTTACTGCTATTGAG CTTTTTCATGTAATCAGGAAGATCAACATCACTGTGAATGACACAAATATCTACTTCGATGAAAACGGAGATCCCAGTCTGGGATACGACATATTGTTTTGGAACACATCTGCGTCCAAAGAAG GTCTCTGTTTTTAA